TTATTTTCCATGTGTTATATTTTTTTTCAAAGGTATCCTGATAGAAAAGAAACATATGTTGAACTAGTTCACCAAATACTTAAAAAGCAATTTTTTGGCGTATAAATGAAAAAAGAATAGTAGATGTAATTATACTACGAGGATTTTTTTAAATTAGTTTTACTATATGAAATAACCACTAATGAAGCTTTTATACCATGTATAATAACAGATATAAGCAGCTAAACGAATCTGATGAAATAAATGATGGAGCAAAATCTATTTTACGAAAATATAAGAAAGTATGTCGATTTAACAGAAGCCGAGTTTGAAAAATTGAGCTCGTTTTATCATATTGAAAAGATAGAGCGAAATCAAATAATACTTTCTGAAGGTGAAATTTGCAATTTTGAAGGATATATATTAGAAGGCTGCTTTAAAATTTTCTATAAAGAAGATAACATAAAAGATCATGTTCTCTATTTTGCAATAGAAGACTGGTGGGTGTTAGATATTGGAAGTTTTGTGTCAGGAATGCCTTCGAAATTAAATATTCAGGCTTTAGAGGATTCTGTGATTATGACAATTAACAATGAGCAGAAGGAAAAACTATATGCTGAAATGCCTAAAACAGAAAGACTTTTTCGTTTGATGAATCAAAAAGCCTTAGAATCAATTCAATTGCGAATGATTAGCATGTTAAATAAAACAGCAGATAAACGTTATTTAGATTTTAAAAACAAGTATCCAACACTAGAGCAAAGAATTCCGCAGCATCAGATTGCTGCTTATTTAGGTATTTCACATGAGTTTTTGAGTAAAATTAGAAGGAAGTTGTTATGAATTAAAAGAACAAAGGAGCCAATTTTATTACAAATTAGCTCCTTTTATATTGTTTAAAGGTTTACTTCCCGATACAGAAATTAGAGTCCAGTGTTTACAGGTGTTTCCAGATTATATGGTACAAAAATGGTACAAATCTGGCCGAAATATCACAAAATAAAACAAAGATATCCTTATTGAGATAACATAACTCATGGGAGTTGTTTCATGCAAAAATAGTAGAAATTTTGAATGTTGATTATATAGCAGATATAAAAATTTAAGTAAGTATGATTAGCATACCTAGAGACTTTGGCTTATAATTTTAAAGTGATTTTTGGAAACCACTTAACTTTGAAGAGATGTTAAAGATTTATGTCGTTATATAATTCGGTGATAGTAGTGAATCTATTTTGTAATAGCTGTCTATTTTTATATGCTTTTACTATTTCACTTATTCCCGAGCCCCAAGCACTAAAATCGTATCGGGTGCCGCATTCTTCTCGTATATTTGCGGGACACAAGCAACTCCATAAAAAATTATTGATTTCTTGCCAGCCAACAAATTTATCAGTTTTTGATATATTGGATATGCTTTCAGGACTAAATAGAATAGGTCTAACTGAAATCTGACCAAATTCTGTTTTTATTATAAGTGAACTAAAGGATGTTTTGTTTGAGTTTTCAACAGGCTTTATTAATAGAAGTAGGTTTTGAGCAATTTCATGAATCTGCTCTTCTTTGAAGAGCCCAATCCACTTAATAACTTTACTCAATGGAATCAAGTTCTCATTTCTTAATGACTTATTGAATTTTAATGAAATACCATGACTTTTTACCTCACCAATGATTACATCAATTGAGTTAGGAATTTCCAGAAATGTAGAAGAATTATGTTCAGTGTCATTTTGGTTATGATATGGAAATCGAATTGCAATAATATCAATTTCTCCTGAAATCGTCTTTTCAGGAGAATGTATAATCAAACCAGTAGAAATATATCCATTAAGCCTAAGATATAATTTTACAATGTTTTCTTGAATAGTTGATCTTTCCTTACTGGTCATTAAATTTGTTTATTCGAATTAATTAAAATTACACATTAATTTTTATTGTTCTAAATTGATTCTAAAAGAGTTTTAATTTCAAAATGCGATTTTAATGTGGCCATGTTTGTGGCACTTAAAGTAGGAACAGAAATAAAAAGTTTATTTTTGGCCCTGCTTACTGCAACATAATTTACCCTATGTTCTTCATTATTCTGCGTGTCCGGTGTGAGTAAAAAAGACAGATCCTTTTCTTCTGGGAGAATTAATAAAACATTATCAAATTCATCACCTTTTGCTTTATGTATTGTTTTGTCACGACTTAAATCTTCTGGTATTTTTACACATAATGTCATCTGTTGATAAGTATGATTGTCATAAAAACTTTTCGCGCTGCCTTTTCTTAAATCTGAAATTTCAGGTTTTATGTTTTGTTTTACAAACGTGAAAAAATCATATAAGGAGCCGTCCTTATAGGTGTCATAATTAGAGAGCAGTAATACAATAATATCCAGACTCTTCCTTTTACCAATCATAGGATCAGTTTTTGTTTTAAATTCCTTCTGCATTTCCTTTATTGCATCTTTGAATTTACCTTCTCTAGCATATTCGATTGCTTTGATGCAAATTGCCACAATTGCACTTCGATATTTATTACCGCTTCCTGGTTTATCGTTATCGTTCAGTTCTTCGAAAAGTTTTGAATCATTAAAACCACTTATTTGCTTTTTCATCAGATTTGCAGTGATGTTGTCTCTTGATAAAGAGTATAGAGGTTCATCGGCATATGCGTGTTTTATTTTTTGTGAAGCATTCGCAAAATCACCTATGATAATTAGTGGTTTTGAATCAGATTCGTTCCTGTATTTTTCCTGAGTTATATCTTTTCTAACAATATTAAGAACTTCAATTATTTCATTTGTACTTCTTCTGTTTTCTTTCATTACGTAATCAATAATACCAGGAAGACTGAAAAGCATGAACTGAGTTGGATCAGCGCCTTGAAATTTATATATGGACTGTGCCTGATCACCAATAATTCCAATTTTACTTTCTTTAAGTCCAATATTTCTAAAAATTTCTACCTGTATAGGACTGCTGTCTTGAAATTCATCTATAAAAATATAAGGAAATTTTGACCTGAGGACCTCTAGTACAAAGGGAAATTTCTTAATTATTTGAAAACTGAAAAAAAGTACATCATCGTGGTGCAAGACACCTTTCTCCCATGCCATTTTCTTATACTCAAGATAGGAAGATTTTTTGATTGAATAGCTCCCGACTTTATGAGGATAATCTGTCCCAGCGACTAAAGCTCCACTGCTATCAAACTTCCATTTGATTGCATGGAAAGCTTTTGCAATTAAATTATCTTCCCTAATTCGTTGCTGAGCTGTTCTGGTTTTCCAGTCATTGATAAATCCAAAGTTGGAAAGAATAGTATCATCGTGTCCATCTATTTCTGAAATGTTTAATCCATACTCTGCAGCAATAAAAGGAGCATAAGGTTTTATAATGTGCTGATATAAAAAGCTATGAATTGTTGATATTTCTGCCCGTTCTGCTGATGTTCCAATTCTTGAAAGGATAGTTTCTACAGCTGTATTTGTATATGTTATACAGGCTATTTTTCTGGTTTTTTCTAAGCGAACGGAACGATGTAAAACATTTTTTATATGCTCGCAAAGCCAATGTGTTTTTCCAGCCCCTGGTCCTGCGGAAACCCTAAAATGTTGTTCAATATCAGTCAGCTTGGTTTCTGATGTTATCTCTATTTTTGACATATCCACGCAATTGTTTCTTTAATATAACTTGGTACGATAAAATCCTTATATTGAGGTGTGCCTTGCAAATCCAGATTTTCCAATAATGCATAAGATAATTCTAATGCATTTTCTCCTTTTCCGACAGAGTTTAAATAGCGTGATGCAATAATTGCTCTCATTTTTATGTCGTCATCCCATGTGGAGGTATCAGCAATATTGATACTTGATATAATTCTGTCATTTTCTTCACTAGAACGTAAAACAGCTAGTAAATCAGCAGGTGTTTTTCCTCCAGCATATAGTTGCATTAGATTTAAGATTTCATCTTGATTGCTAATTGAAGGAGTTAATAATAATTCTGATGTTGGATTGGTGAATAGCAGGTCATATTCCAGAGTTTTTCCCTTCGTTTCATCCTGTGTAAAGAAGCGAATGTTGGGATGTGTTCCCGCAGGATATTTTAATGCAGATGAATTGAACTTATATTCATATGTCGCTAAATCCAGATTGTATTCAAATGGATAACATTTTTTAAACTTGCCATTAAGTATAATTTTGCTTTCGGGATCTCTATCTGTGATGCAGGCAATTTTTTTATGGATTGTATTTGGTTTTGTACTGTCAAACAGGTGCAGAAAGTGATCAAAAAAGCGTCCGCCTACATTAATGACCACCGTATGATTATCTTCTAAAGATTCTTTTTCATATTGTGCAAATACTGACATTAATAATTGTTCCGCGAGACCTTCAACTAATATCACATTTTTTGCAAATAGCATATCGGATTTTGTAGCATCTAAAAAGCGCTGTACATATTTTTTACTTTTATCGTCCGGGAAAACCTTGCCAGGATATCCCACCGAAGTGCTTCCATTTTCAGAATGTAGGCATATTATTTCATCCAGTGAAACGGCAGAGGTAATATTGGTCGAGTGAGAAGTAACAAATATCTGCCTTACTTTCCTTTCTTTTCTGTTTTGTTTTAGAAATTTTAAAAACTTATATTGCATTGCCGGATGCAAATGTGCTTCAGGTTCTTCAATTGCCAAAGTTGCGTAAACCTTAGCATTACTTCCCATATAGGAACCATTCGAATTAACTTGCATTTTTGCAAGTAAGAGGGACATATAAATCAAATTATTGTATCCTAAACCATTATGTGTGGCTGGAATCTTGATTCCGCTATTATATTCTACAATAAGTTTTAGGACTGAAAACATCTCAACGTCACTTATACTTCCTTCAAAGTTCGGTTTAGCATCATTAAAAGATGCCCCTGTTACATTAGCATAGGATAAGATTTGTTCTTTACCTTGTTCCATACGTTTTTGTAACATATCGATTAACTCATCTGCTTTATCAGAAAAAGCAATTTTACGTGCTTTTATTTCTGCAATTTTTGCACTTTGACTTTTAATGGCTTCTGGCTCATTTTTTATTTCGTAGTCCATAAAAAAATCAAATACATCACGCAGAAGTGTATTCCTGCCTGTAAGCATATCTCTTTCAACATCCCTAATTGCATCTAAAAATTGAAAATCAAATTTTTGTAGAGAATCACTGTCTGCTGTTGTCTGATTTGAAATTTCACCGCCCCAGATTTTGTGGGTAAAAAGACGTATAAAATCATGTTTAATAATTTTCCACGCTTTTTCCGCCGCTTTTATTTCATCAGTTTCTGTTATAGCTTTTATAGAGTTAAGATAATTGGGGACTTCTTTTTCAGGAAGGAAAAATTCGTATGTAAGAAGGGCTTCATAGGAGGAATCAAGTTTGGTTAACCAATTACCGATAGTAACAAGGTCATCAGGTTCAATATGGAGTCCTTTATTGATCTTGATTGTAATACTAATCTTTGGAGGAGCTTTTTTAAGATCATCTATTGAGATTGATTTATTAAAATCGTCAGTTTCTAGTCTTTTAGAAGCTTTGTGATCAATTACTAAAGAAAGTGCTTTAAGTAGGTTAGTTTTTCCGGCATTGTTGTGACCAATAATCACATTTACTCCCTCATTAAATTGAATTTCACATTCTTTGAAGTTTCTAAAGTTTTTTATTTCGATTTGTGATATATACATTATTAATAATTCTGGGTTAGTCAATTTTTGAGCTCATTTGAGCTTGTGGTATAAACAAATATAGTTGTTTTGCCAGGCTGTTTTTTACGGAAATCCGTATTTTTAAATAATATTTTTGAATCCACAAATGAGAAAAATATTACATAGATGAATATTAAGCATTCATTTAAACAGTTACCCTCTTTCTGTTTTATGAAAATGATTAAGGATATAATCCTATTCTTTTCCTAATTTCTTTTACGCCTACAAGATTTAAAAATGACAATTATATTTTTTTTAAGTACAAGAATGTCATTAATTTAATGTACTTTCGGACAACTTAAATTTCAATAAACATTAAAACTTGAGGTTTTTTAAAAGTTTTAAAATTTTAATGCTTTGTAAATCAATGTTTTATATTTTTAATGTTTGATTTGTTCAAAAAAATAAGCCCTGATCTGAATTTAAAAATAAAATTTATAAGGGCAGTGTGACAGATGGAAAATAGAAAACTTACAGCACAAGACAATTATAACACATTCCTTAGTGTTCTTCTTCGCGAACACTTATTTCTTTCAGCGAAAGATGTTCACGAGAAATTAATAGCTAAGTTTTCAGTCACGTCCGATAATGCTAGAAAAATTGTTGGCAGGGCCGTAACCAAAAGCATTATTACATCTTCTAAACCATCTACGTTTGGTAACGGTCAATTTATTTATTATTGTAATACATATTTATTAGATATTGAAGCTGTTAAAAAAATAGTGGAAAAGTCTAGACCGCCTATATACAGATTAATTGTATTACTCCAATTAAATGATGGTATTGTTTCATATTACGAAGCTTTAAAAATAACTGCGGCACCTAACGAAGATAATTCGACAAAAATTAGTTCATTGGATGATATTATAAAGGTGTTGAGCAGATTAGATTTTGTTTATGAAAAAAGAGATAAAAATAATAATCGGTTTATAATACAAAAAGAATTTAGCCAGGTACTTGGAAAACTTGAAGAAAATTTAAAAATAAGCATACATAATCAAAAAATGATTACTGATTGCAGCTTAATGCCTGATATTTTGAATTGGCTTGTAAATTCAAATATAATTGATAGTACGTCTTTATATTTATCGAAATAAGTCTAACCCAGGATTAGGAATAATACATAATAATTTGTTTTGGGATGCTTATGCTTATACTAAAAGTACTGGGATAAATGAAATATTAGGAGCAAAAGCAAATTCTAAGGAAAAACAAACTTTAGTGGTTTTAGATGTTGTACTGGCAACAGAATATTCTCATATTCATCTTAATGCATTTTTAGCCAGGATTCAAATAAACATTAATTCTGTAAAAAGCGAGAAAAGAAAAACTTTACCTATAATTATTTACCGTGAATGTAGCAAAGAAGTGTTCTTTACCATGAGGAAAAACGGAATCATATCTTTTAACATAAGTGCAATCTTCGGATCAAGAATATATGAAATAATAAGAAAATCTAGTCAGCTGCCTTTTCTTTTAAAAAATGATCAAAATTTAGATCAATCAGTAGAATCCATTTTAGAAACGATAAAAAGTTCGGGGCAGGAGGGGGCTTTAAAAGATCTTAGAGGTACATTATTTGAGTATTTAATGTTTGGCTACCTAAGTTCTTTATACCCTCGTGCGGGATTTGAGCAGAATGTAATTTTGAAAATAGGGGAGCGTAAACATGAATTTGATTATATAATAACTTCTACCCATCCACCGGAATTAGTTTTCGTTGAGTTAAAAGGATTACGCGATGGAACATTTGTTTCATTAGGTGACAATAAGACTAAAGCTACTTTAAAATGGTTTTTTAATAAATCTATGGGGCTTGCAAAAGAATATTATAAAGATAAAAATTCAAAGAATCTTAAGATGAAGGCCATTTTTATGACATCGGCGGGGTTTTGGGAAAATACTAAAGAGTTTATAGAAGAGATGGAAAAGAGTACATTTAGATCTGCCAAATCAAAAACTATAATAGGCCGTAAGGAATTACTAGAAAATTTAGAAAAAGATGGTTTCAGTAACGAAGTAAAAATGATCGAAAAATATTATTCGAAACTGGAAGATGGGACAGAAAGCGAATCTGATTTTTATGATGAAGCTATAGGAGAGCCGGATTTGCCCTTTTGATTTACTAAAGATGAAAAGTTCAAAAATCTAGTGTTATTTTAGATTTCTGAACTTTTTTAAATACCATTTTGGACTTCTAAATAAGTTTTTACTCGACCGGACTTAACCCATTGCATTAGCTCGTGTTTATAAAAATAAATGCGTTTACCTTGCTTATTAAATGGAATTTCCCTTTTGCATACTTTACTATAGATTGTTGATACCGATAGATTTAAAAGTTTTGATGTTTCTTGAATGTTTAATAATTCATCTTGATTTTCTCCAGTAGGAGATATTGTTCCAATAAGTTTTTCTAAATGCTCTAATTTATCATAAAGCTTTTTCATCATTATTGGTATCTGGTCAAAAGTAAATGGTTTCATAATAATTTGTTGTTTAAATCTTATATAAAAATATGTATTACCATGGCAAGGGTATAAATAAATCAGGTATAAATACATATTGTTTTATAAATGAAATAATTGTTCATTTCAGAAATACTAACCTTTAAAATCATGGAAATAACAATAGGGAATATCTTATGATATCTTTAAAGTATGCTAAAAAGTGGAAAATACGGGTGAAACTAAAATTTATATTTTATAGAATACTATTTTATGACATTCGTCAAAATATCAGATAAAGGATAATTATTTGGAAATAATAAGTAATTTACTTGAGCTAACTATAGCGGTAAAACAACCGCTATTGGAGCTTTGATAATATTCCTCAAAACAAAATGTTGTTGATTTGTTAAAGGAAATTGTTAGGACAATGAAGTAGCAAAAACGAGATTCTATCAAATGAGAATTAGAGATTGAAAAATCTTTCTAGTCAAAATTTTCGTTTACTTTTTCAAATATCCAATTATAGAAAACTCAAAATATTGATTTTATATTCCTAATATATTTTGTATAAGAGATTAAAAGCAGTATAAATACCTATTGTTGTTTAATTTGTTTTGTCATAAATTTCCATCAAATTCAATAAAATAATTTACAAAATTGTTTTTGCATATGTAACAGTTAGACTGATTAAATAATTGTTTGGAATATTTAATTATTATAGTTGGAAAAGTTAGATTACGTAAAACCGTAATCTCTTTTAACTGAAATATGATAGCTTTATGAAAAAAATTATATATAAAATCAGGTTTTGTAATAAAAGTTTATAAATATGTGGGCAGATAATGAAACCTCAGAAGATCTATTAGGATTTAAAGTACACGCTGATTTATTAATCAATATAATTAATGACGATTCTGTTTTGCCAATTACAATAGGAGTTTTTGGCGATTGGGGAAGTGGAAAATCCAGCATCTTGCAAATAGTAAAAGAAGAGTTTGATAAGGAGGATGATAAGGATTCTCTTTGCATATATTTTAATGGATGGACTTTTGAGGGATATGATGATGCTAAAGCAGCGTTGTTAAATTCAATTCTTAAAGAATTGGAAGACAATAAAAAGATTTCAGCAGAAATAAAGGATACTATAAAAGAGAAAACAAAGAAGCTTTGGAGGTCTGTTGATTGGATACGTGGTGCAGGTATGGTTATGAAAAATGTTGCTCTACCTGCTGTTTCAGCATACTTTACAGGAGGTTTTAGTTTACTTCCTTTTGCAGTTCAAAGGCTAACTGAATGGGGAGAGAGCCCTGAGAAAATAATAGAAAAACTTAAATCGGAAGAAGGTCAAGAAACATTTAAAGCCTTTGTAAGAGAAAGTAAAGAGGGGGATAAAAATTCAGTAAATGCGGTGGCAGAATTTAGAAAAGATTTTGCAGAACTTTTAGAAGCTACAAGCTTTAAAAGATTAGTTGTAATTATTGATGATTTAGACAGATGCAGTCCTGAAAGAATTATTGAGAACCTTGAAGCTATTAAACTTTTTCTAAATGTGCCTAAAACTGCATTCATAATTGGGGCTGACCCTCGAATTGTGAAATACGCGATTGAGCATAAATACAAAAACAATAAAGAAATCGAAGAAGATAATAACCGAATTGTTATTGATTATTTAGAAAAATTAATTCAGCTTCCTTATTCTTTACCTAGACTTTCCGAATCTGAAGTTGAAACTTACATTTCAATGCTAATCTGTAAAAAAGAGGTTGGTGATATAAAGTTTAAAAATGTTCTTGATGAATTTAAAAAATATAGAACAACTAACAAATATTCTGCATTTGGATTATCAAACTTTGAAAAGATTTTAGAAGCTCAAGAATTCGGAAAAGTTAAAGACAATGTAATCACAATTCCCGCATTAGTACCATTAATTACAAATAGTTTGTATGGAAATCCCCGACAGATTAAACGATTTCTAAATACCTATACTATCAGAAAGAGGCTTGCAGAAATTGCATCGTTGCAAAGTTTTAATGATGCTGTTCTTGCAAAAATGATGATACTTGAATATTCTGAACCCAAGTTATTCAAAAAAATATTTGAATGGCAAATTGTTCAGGATGGTGTACCAAAAGAGATAACAGAAATAGAGGAATTGTGTAAAGAAAAAGGAATTGATGATGTTATATTAGAAATAAAAGATACAGATTTCAAAGAATGGAGTAAACCCAAAATTATAAAATGGTTTCAGATTGAGCCTTTATTATCGGGAGTTGATTTACGAGATTATTATTGGATTGCTCGTGATAAATTAGAAAACTCTATTACTGCAACAAGTATGATTCCGCCAGTAGTAAGAGCATTGTTTAATGAGTTATTACCTGATAATATGACGGCAACAGTTACAAAATTGCTACTAACTGAAAAATTCCAATCCCTTAGTGATATTGAAAAAGATGCGTTTTTTAATCTTCTATCGTCAAACTTGAAAAGGAATCCTCAGCAAAAACGGTTATATGATATTTTCAATGTAATGACAGAGGAAAAAATTGAAAATACAGTTTATCACTATATAGAAACTCTTAAAATAATCAGTGTATCGGATATTGAACCTGCCATTGGTACAAGATTAGCAGATTTTAAAGGGGAACCAGAAATAGGACCTTTTTTAAATGATTATTTTAAAGATGGAAAATCAAAAGCAAGCAAGGCATTTAATTTAAAAAAATAAAAATGGGAACATCTAAATCATTTTCTGATGTAAAACACACAATGGTTCCGAATTGGGGGGCACTTAGTTCTTCGCTTACTTCAAATTGTGATTCTTCTGTTCTTCCTGCACCAAAACTACAGAATATAATGGGAAATTTTGTTTCAGCATTGAGTGGAGCATCGACAGGAGGACGTGGCGGCTCAAAAGCTGGAGGAAGAAGTAGTATCAGAACTGCAAAGAAAATCGGAGGAGTTTTTTCAAAATTTATCAGTTCAGGTAATAATATTAGAGAAACCCTTGAATCTACCGGTTTAACAAATATTGATAGTGAAACGGTTGGCGATGTAATTAATCATTTGATTGAATATTGTTCTGGGAGTGCGACATCAATTGATGACAATGCCGCTAAGGAGGCTACAAGACTATTATTAGAGGAATTAATAGGTCAAGCTGAATCCAT
The sequence above is drawn from the Flavobacterium sp. N2038 genome and encodes:
- a CDS encoding Crp/Fnr family transcriptional regulator; translation: MMEQNLFYENIRKYVDLTEAEFEKLSSFYHIEKIERNQIILSEGEICNFEGYILEGCFKIFYKEDNIKDHVLYFAIEDWWVLDIGSFVSGMPSKLNIQALEDSVIMTINNEQKEKLYAEMPKTERLFRLMNQKALESIQLRMISMLNKTADKRYLDFKNKYPTLEQRIPQHQIAAYLGISHEFLSKIRRKLL
- a CDS encoding UvrD-helicase domain-containing protein, which gives rise to MSKIEITSETKLTDIEQHFRVSAGPGAGKTHWLCEHIKNVLHRSVRLEKTRKIACITYTNTAVETILSRIGTSAERAEISTIHSFLYQHIIKPYAPFIAAEYGLNISEIDGHDDTILSNFGFINDWKTRTAQQRIREDNLIAKAFHAIKWKFDSSGALVAGTDYPHKVGSYSIKKSSYLEYKKMAWEKGVLHHDDVLFFSFQIIKKFPFVLEVLRSKFPYIFIDEFQDSSPIQVEIFRNIGLKESKIGIIGDQAQSIYKFQGADPTQFMLFSLPGIIDYVMKENRRSTNEIIEVLNIVRKDITQEKYRNESDSKPLIIIGDFANASQKIKHAYADEPLYSLSRDNITANLMKKQISGFNDSKLFEELNDNDKPGSGNKYRSAIVAICIKAIEYAREGKFKDAIKEMQKEFKTKTDPMIGKRKSLDIIVLLLSNYDTYKDGSLYDFFTFVKQNIKPEISDLRKGSAKSFYDNHTYQQMTLCVKIPEDLSRDKTIHKAKGDEFDNVLLILPEEKDLSFLLTPDTQNNEEHRVNYVAVSRAKNKLFISVPTLSATNMATLKSHFEIKTLLESI
- a CDS encoding ATP-dependent nuclease, translated to MYISQIEIKNFRNFKECEIQFNEGVNVIIGHNNAGKTNLLKALSLVIDHKASKRLETDDFNKSISIDDLKKAPPKISITIKINKGLHIEPDDLVTIGNWLTKLDSSYEALLTYEFFLPEKEVPNYLNSIKAITETDEIKAAEKAWKIIKHDFIRLFTHKIWGGEISNQTTADSDSLQKFDFQFLDAIRDVERDMLTGRNTLLRDVFDFFMDYEIKNEPEAIKSQSAKIAEIKARKIAFSDKADELIDMLQKRMEQGKEQILSYANVTGASFNDAKPNFEGSISDVEMFSVLKLIVEYNSGIKIPATHNGLGYNNLIYMSLLLAKMQVNSNGSYMGSNAKVYATLAIEEPEAHLHPAMQYKFLKFLKQNRKERKVRQIFVTSHSTNITSAVSLDEIICLHSENGSTSVGYPGKVFPDDKSKKYVQRFLDATKSDMLFAKNVILVEGLAEQLLMSVFAQYEKESLEDNHTVVINVGGRFFDHFLHLFDSTKPNTIHKKIACITDRDPESKIILNGKFKKCYPFEYNLDLATYEYKFNSSALKYPAGTHPNIRFFTQDETKGKTLEYDLLFTNPTSELLLTPSISNQDEILNLMQLYAGGKTPADLLAVLRSSEENDRIISSINIADTSTWDDDIKMRAIIASRYLNSVGKGENALELSYALLENLDLQGTPQYKDFIVPSYIKETIAWICQK
- a CDS encoding helix-turn-helix domain-containing protein — its product is MKPFTFDQIPIMMKKLYDKLEHLEKLIGTISPTGENQDELLNIQETSKLLNLSVSTIYSKVCKREIPFNKQGKRIYFYKHELMQWVKSGRVKTYLEVQNGI
- a CDS encoding KAP family NTPase, whose amino-acid sequence is MWADNETSEDLLGFKVHADLLINIINDDSVLPITIGVFGDWGSGKSSILQIVKEEFDKEDDKDSLCIYFNGWTFEGYDDAKAALLNSILKELEDNKKISAEIKDTIKEKTKKLWRSVDWIRGAGMVMKNVALPAVSAYFTGGFSLLPFAVQRLTEWGESPEKIIEKLKSEEGQETFKAFVRESKEGDKNSVNAVAEFRKDFAELLEATSFKRLVVIIDDLDRCSPERIIENLEAIKLFLNVPKTAFIIGADPRIVKYAIEHKYKNNKEIEEDNNRIVIDYLEKLIQLPYSLPRLSESEVETYISMLICKKEVGDIKFKNVLDEFKKYRTTNKYSAFGLSNFEKILEAQEFGKVKDNVITIPALVPLITNSLYGNPRQIKRFLNTYTIRKRLAEIASLQSFNDAVLAKMMILEYSEPKLFKKIFEWQIVQDGVPKEITEIEELCKEKGIDDVILEIKDTDFKEWSKPKIIKWFQIEPLLSGVDLRDYYWIARDKLENSITATSMIPPVVRALFNELLPDNMTATVTKLLLTEKFQSLSDIEKDAFFNLLSSNLKRNPQQKRLYDIFNVMTEEKIENTVYHYIETLKIISVSDIEPAIGTRLADFKGEPEIGPFLNDYFKDGKSKASKAFNLKK